One window of Channa argus isolate prfri chromosome 4, Channa argus male v1.0, whole genome shotgun sequence genomic DNA carries:
- the si:ch73-62b13.1 gene encoding carbohydrate sulfotransferase 1-like isoform X1, protein MGKVNDTHLEAPLSNGHTCFSKSNSLAISSAAGVNCEGCRARGGGRMECSWKTVLLLVCASLGVQYTAIRTLRDSLSGPCQGAYRCQTRHYRDSRWRTLCEYSWMSTESPRKHILLFATTRSGSSFTGQLLNQHPGIFYVFEPLYHVQQAFTNSSSRLRRTLDRRALLGAYRDLLLNLYTCDLNFMESYIRPEPQDHVTSSFFRRSSSRALCSPPVCLERGDAAASDPPDETWCPKKCGALNLTLASMSCLSRGHVAIKTVRVPEVGDLRTLTEDPRLDMKIIHLVRDPRAILASRMMAFSDQFRAWKIWNATGRQPRYVDLSQITSTCKDIAASAALGLQRPAWLRGRYLLIRYEDLALNPTDKAREIYRFVGLQMEDRVRIWIAKNTNTNLSSPSEWNYRYSTTRDSRVTAESWRLRLSFDIVRAVQNLCNDTLGLLGYKQVHSAAELRNLSHSLVEHRPFQPVT, encoded by the exons ATGGGAAAAGTTAATGACACACACCTTGAAGCACCCTTGAGCAACGGTCACACATGCTTCAGCAAGAGCAACTCACTGGCCATCAGTAGTGCTGCAGGCGTAAAT TGTGAAGGATGTAGAGCCAGAGGTGGGGGCAGGATGGAGTGCTCCTGGAAGAcggtgctgctgctggtgtgtgCATCTCTGGGGGTCCAGTACACGGCTATTCGCACCCTGAGAGACTCATTGTCTGGACCCTGTCAGGGAGCCTACCGCTGCCAGACGAGACACTACAGAG actCCAGGTGGAGAACCTTGTGCGAATACAGTTGGATGTCTACCGAGTCACCACGGAAACATATCCTGCTATTTGCCACGACTCGCAGTGGCTCATCCTTCACCGGGCAGCTCCTCAACCAGCACCCAGGGATATTCTATGTGTTTGAGCCTCTCTATCATGTCCAACAGGCCTTCACCAACTCCAGCAGCAGGCTGCGTCGCACTCTGGACCGCAGGGCCCTGCTGGGAGCATATAGGGACCTCCTTCTCAATCTGTACACCTGCGACCTTAATTTCATGGAGAGTTACATCCGTCCGGAGCCCCAGGACCATGTCACAAGTTCTTTCTTTCGCCGAAGCTCCAGTCGTGCCCTCTGCTCCCCTCCTGTGTGCTTGGAAAGAGGCGATGCAGCAGCTTCTGATCCACCTGATGAAACCTGGTGTCCTAAGAAATGTGGGGCCCTGAACCTCACCTTAGCCTCTATGTCATGTCTGTCAAGAGGACATGTAGCCATAAAGACTGTACGAGTCCCAGAGGTGGGGGACCTGCGCACCCTTACTGAAGATCCACGTTTAGACATGAAGATCATTCACCTGGTCAGGGACCCAAGAGCCATTCTTGCCTCCCGCATGATGGCATTTTCTGACCAGTTTCGTGCTTGGAAAATATGGAACGCCACAGGGCGGCAGCCTCGATACGTGGACCTGTCGCAGATTACCAGCACCTGTAAGGACATAGCAGCATCTGCAGCACTGGGCCTGCAGAGACCAGCATGGCTGCGGGGACGTTACCTTCTGATCCGGTATGAAGACCTGGCATTGAACCCAACAGACAAAGCAAGAGAGATCTACAGGTTTGTGGGGCTGCAAATGGAAGACAGGGTGCGAATCTGGATTGCAAAGAACACCAACACCAACCTGTCGTCTCCATCTGAGTGGAACTACAGATACTCCACCACCAGAGACTCCAGGGTGACAGCAGAGAGCTGGAGGCTTCGTCTCAGCTTTGACATTGTGAGAGCTGTTCAGAATCTGTGTAATGACACCTTGGGCCTGCTGGGATACAAGCAGGTTCACTCTGCAGCTGAACTTAGAAACTTGTCCCATAGTTTAGTGGAACACAGACCATTTCAACCAGTCACATAG
- the si:ch73-62b13.1 gene encoding carbohydrate sulfotransferase 1-like isoform X2, whose protein sequence is MECSWKTVLLLVCASLGVQYTAIRTLRDSLSGPCQGAYRCQTRHYRDSRWRTLCEYSWMSTESPRKHILLFATTRSGSSFTGQLLNQHPGIFYVFEPLYHVQQAFTNSSSRLRRTLDRRALLGAYRDLLLNLYTCDLNFMESYIRPEPQDHVTSSFFRRSSSRALCSPPVCLERGDAAASDPPDETWCPKKCGALNLTLASMSCLSRGHVAIKTVRVPEVGDLRTLTEDPRLDMKIIHLVRDPRAILASRMMAFSDQFRAWKIWNATGRQPRYVDLSQITSTCKDIAASAALGLQRPAWLRGRYLLIRYEDLALNPTDKAREIYRFVGLQMEDRVRIWIAKNTNTNLSSPSEWNYRYSTTRDSRVTAESWRLRLSFDIVRAVQNLCNDTLGLLGYKQVHSAAELRNLSHSLVEHRPFQPVT, encoded by the exons ATGGAGTGCTCCTGGAAGAcggtgctgctgctggtgtgtgCATCTCTGGGGGTCCAGTACACGGCTATTCGCACCCTGAGAGACTCATTGTCTGGACCCTGTCAGGGAGCCTACCGCTGCCAGACGAGACACTACAGAG actCCAGGTGGAGAACCTTGTGCGAATACAGTTGGATGTCTACCGAGTCACCACGGAAACATATCCTGCTATTTGCCACGACTCGCAGTGGCTCATCCTTCACCGGGCAGCTCCTCAACCAGCACCCAGGGATATTCTATGTGTTTGAGCCTCTCTATCATGTCCAACAGGCCTTCACCAACTCCAGCAGCAGGCTGCGTCGCACTCTGGACCGCAGGGCCCTGCTGGGAGCATATAGGGACCTCCTTCTCAATCTGTACACCTGCGACCTTAATTTCATGGAGAGTTACATCCGTCCGGAGCCCCAGGACCATGTCACAAGTTCTTTCTTTCGCCGAAGCTCCAGTCGTGCCCTCTGCTCCCCTCCTGTGTGCTTGGAAAGAGGCGATGCAGCAGCTTCTGATCCACCTGATGAAACCTGGTGTCCTAAGAAATGTGGGGCCCTGAACCTCACCTTAGCCTCTATGTCATGTCTGTCAAGAGGACATGTAGCCATAAAGACTGTACGAGTCCCAGAGGTGGGGGACCTGCGCACCCTTACTGAAGATCCACGTTTAGACATGAAGATCATTCACCTGGTCAGGGACCCAAGAGCCATTCTTGCCTCCCGCATGATGGCATTTTCTGACCAGTTTCGTGCTTGGAAAATATGGAACGCCACAGGGCGGCAGCCTCGATACGTGGACCTGTCGCAGATTACCAGCACCTGTAAGGACATAGCAGCATCTGCAGCACTGGGCCTGCAGAGACCAGCATGGCTGCGGGGACGTTACCTTCTGATCCGGTATGAAGACCTGGCATTGAACCCAACAGACAAAGCAAGAGAGATCTACAGGTTTGTGGGGCTGCAAATGGAAGACAGGGTGCGAATCTGGATTGCAAAGAACACCAACACCAACCTGTCGTCTCCATCTGAGTGGAACTACAGATACTCCACCACCAGAGACTCCAGGGTGACAGCAGAGAGCTGGAGGCTTCGTCTCAGCTTTGACATTGTGAGAGCTGTTCAGAATCTGTGTAATGACACCTTGGGCCTGCTGGGATACAAGCAGGTTCACTCTGCAGCTGAACTTAGAAACTTGTCCCATAGTTTAGTGGAACACAGACCATTTCAACCAGTCACATAG
- the mterf2 gene encoding transcription termination factor 2, mitochondrial, with product MLRLITTSLWLHCQRVTALSLHLRLYTTLNSAENQQTVEALYDHSVDIQRIRKLKGWVLHQSPAYAKEIAKLLKDMGASVSTIAQIFAVHPEAVLCHPGQMQAQKELWISVCPNQKELVGIIEKFPASFFTSSSYHDNQRNNITYFQSLNINKRIISKLMASAPQSFSQPIEQNEVMVHTLLQAYQELGGQEANMKIWLQKLLSQNPYVLLKHPNVLRQNLLFLKDKGFSTAELLHLLSKLRGFVIELNPHSMCRTLEYSQDTMGCSDEKLRDIILICPALLYYSESILAERFKGLLSAGISMSQIIETPTVMELTTQIVNYRIQRLRAHGYDIRKGSLEVLNGTKKDFEMSCGKLQIHRERPLFNPVAPLQVDD from the coding sequence ATGTTGCGCCTAATCACAACATCGCTGTGGCTCCATTGCCAACGTGTTACAGCTTTATCTTTACACCTCAGATTATATACAACACTGAACTCGGCAGAGAACCAGCAGACAGTGGAGGCTCTTTATGATCACTCTGTGGATATACAGAGGATCCGTAAACTTAAGGGCTGGGTCCTTCATCAGAGTCCAGCCTACGCCAAAGAAATTGCCAAGCTGCTGAAGGACATGGGAGCCTCAGTCTCCACAATTGCTCAGATCTTTGCTGTTCATCCTGAGGCGGTTCTTTGTCACCCAGGCCAGATGCAGGCTCAGAAGGAACTGTGGATATCAGTGTGTCCAAACCAGAAGGAACTGGTTGGTATTATTGAGAAATTTCCAGCCTCTTTCTTCACGTCCTCCAGTTACCATGACAACCAACGGAACAACATCACTTACTTTCAGAGCTTAAACATCAACAAGCGCATTATCTCCAAACTAATGGCTAGTGCTCCCCAGAGTTTCAGCCAACCAATAGAACAGAATGAGGTCATGGTGCACACCCTTCTACAGGCCTACCAGGAGCTCGGGGGACAAGAGGCAAACATGAAGATTTGGCTTCAGAAACTGCTGAGCCAGAACCCCTATGTTCTCCTTAAGCACCCCAATGTGCTGAGGCAGAACCTGCTCTTTCTGAAAGACAAGGGCTTTAGTACAGCAGAGCTCCTCCACCTTCTCTCCAAGCTCAGGGGATTTGTTATAGAGCTGAACCCACATAGCATGTGTCGTACCCTAGAATACTCCCAGGACACTATGGGCTGCTCTGACGAAAAGCTGCGGGACATCATCCTCATTTGCCCAGCGTTACTTTACTACTCTGAATCTATTTTGGCCGAGCGCTTTAAGGGCCTCCTAAGTGCTGGAATCAGTATGTCTCAAATCATAGAGACTCCAACTGTAATGGAATTGACCACACAGATTGTGAATTACCGGATCCAGCGACTGCGGGCACATGGTTATGACATAAGGAAAGGAAGTTTGGAGGTCTTAAATGGCACTAAGAA